In Anopheles gambiae chromosome 2, idAnoGambNW_F1_1, whole genome shotgun sequence, a single window of DNA contains:
- the LOC1270015 gene encoding sodium channel protein 60E isoform X1 → MTDATTPNEGQVAKHQVVAYTEKSQDKHESRHIQLVREYGFHPRSKVQVEDGALLPRKFEPFPKDMYGRPLEEIDNFIYEEVSTFCVVSKRFRKNYIHRFTGTKSLFCFTPWSPTRRACVYLATNQFFDYFVMATILFNCIFLAMSETIEEAEYIFLAIYTSEMIIKMIAKGFILNKYTYLRNPWNWLDFVVITSGYATIALDVGNLAGLRTFRVLRALKTVSIMPGLKTIINALLHSFKQLAEVMTLTIFCLMVFALFALQVYMGELRNKCVKNLPSDLTNVTHEDWYMWVNDTQNWIVDEDDMPMLCGNLTGARHCPPEYTCLCIGENPNHGYTNFDNFMWSMLTTFQLITLDYWENVYNMVLATCGPMSVSFFTVVVFFGSFYLINLMLAVVALSYEEEAEITQEERRKDLIDHRDDSTFSFDPASLNVKQLSKQQRKKIDARKGVLLASYSRKKTRRRKKGKEGNGNGHSKSRSVTPSPTPSPRHSIVRPQALAVQRTKGILTVAPPPVVQQQPLPQSTQPLQQQQQQQQQQPQQQTQQQQQNNNTLHPLGPNYRGQLLLSSRQGSSNASEGGANRESSLDDSGVVDDHEEQDVTGDPGEQHHKPLHPMSQLAAQHQAPSVVQQPLPQSQLSLPLQPHLQPQQQREVTPVTLALSPREVRIIKCNGNLAKLKQQNVYGGLHPEYLSQIVVLEDDLPDRNCDSCVQCCIDYEGWLQFQNCLYKIVKDPLFELGITLCIVLNTMFLALEHHGMNANVRDALDIGNKVFTSIFTLECILKVMALSKDFFLCGWNIFDLIIVSVSLLDLIFELIEGLTVLRGLRLLRVLKLAQSWTTMKVLLSIIISTIGALGNLTFVLVIVIYIFAVIGMQLFSKDYTPDKFAPDPVPRWNFNDFFHSFMMIFRILCGEWIEPLWDCMRAEEKEGASSCFAIFLPALVMGNFMVLNLFLALLLNSFNSEELKSKKESFEQEVGEDSKLARSFERIRSIVRKKRNANKEKNDNYANTKLEQLVNEIVIKQREEKKKHKQTVLELQPLPASQLSLPAADLQSAEPQQQQQKYMSLPKELVPPVDYRIPGGPIYSQSYQVEDQPQVVESLNRPVSGSDFCYDIPLKDRPLRTISGSQETVSQMDDQALPRDDHHQQSAHPGGPPQITEVERKILHQMSSGFGTQQSKDEPIGPLGVGDSRDAGFDPNDRSIHIADTAQPYDEAYLQYQKSLLNRSPSYRKSLDKISSKTSSASSSLAHSLAAKCHSPLMQEVLNAGSTYLRNSNISLIQTPTPVVVSRREDNHFLVADRMSQPASIGLPSATQSPLMGGAGGAVSAHQRSPSTSSSLRKAIAAANRLSDHSLNTLSIDHDELINQMNLKDELLNCEQKELFQFLNDEIDGSNNYFSETVGFSSAIVDADTESLLLNSRKDDVIYSPDRKISNGSLKSNLSSISNSIFQALECRRGGSISSATVDSSKPHFAVHGPVTARPTIAIDNGSLQSRRDSEDKEPLVKASEFDEIIHSFETELKSLKSLSLGRSQSQTDQASPERERRNSDSCPGRSPLLEEVVKLRRPKSSTVYRGSEGVNAAPAGVHGGGANRSSGSSSGSGCTDQSDASGQQQRSEASKRRSLEKQRNITDEEFNMGFEIKKLCDQLQAPFAAAGTGASHEHHSPQSANGVVSLGTTTAGGTISTIPIVFRRKNDFHSSFDRIKRLSLIERVEEAKDEEEHQTQPLPKVSSEKLPRKHLSKDRLETLSLKSSYSVENTNQALMEGTRQLGISIQEFQRTIGQEAGSVPAGADTAPGDQTAEKKAPLKKTVTYGDTSRQDSTQHPTPKRTPYKSYDSDAPLNLAGKPWHCLVSYVDDITVGGRRNSQGVYEDPMAFPSFGRRKAPKIPQDCFPQKCYEKCKCWDTCLKTEFGQRWYRFRQFILQYVDTPAFEWFVLVLIFASSITLCFEDIHLDKNKELKRILYWTNLVFCMIFIIEMFLKWIALGFTKYFSSFWTILDFVIVFVSVFSLLIEENENLKVLRSLRTLRALRPLRAISRWQGMRIVVNALMYAIPSIFNVLLVCLVFWLIFSIMGVQFFGGKFFKCVDEDGELLPIHIVNDKWQCYALNYSWVNSKITFDHVGMGYLALFQVATFEGWMEVMADAVDARGVDLQPQREANLYAYLYFVIFIVCGSFFTLNLFIGVIIDNFNMLKKKYEGGVLEMFLTESQKHYYTAMKKLGRKKPQKVIKRPINQFLAMFYDLSNSRRFEIAIFVLIFLNMLTMGIEHYDQPHAVFFVLEVSNAFFTTVFGLEAIVKIVGLRYHYFTVPWNVFDFLLVLASIFGILMEDIMIDLPISPTLLRVVRVFRIGRILRLIKAAKGIRKLLFALVVSLPALFNIGALLALITFIYAIIGMSLFGHVRQQGALDDMVNFETFGRSMQLLFRLMTSAGWNDVLESLMIQPPDCELALDFSINGDCGHPLLAITYFTSFIIISYMIVINMYIAIILENFNQAHQEEEIGIVEDDLEMFYIRWSKYDPHAGQFIHFNQLSDFIASLDPPLGIPKPNTVALVSFNLPISKGNKIHCLDILHALVKHVLGHVEETDNFKQLQDQMDQKFKKQFPTRKELEIVSSTRIWKRQEKAAKTIQTAWKDYLRMKRERERSPMSLDEENTQTSSPGGWQSKLSALNFLHLQVHRRGTATSSRASSRKSSRASDASDLSELAGPWLNLPLMLVSGTSDMVKDVKQQHANGLELKDASDVKGQRRRSFYNFPFFLRHQDAVEETSTSSPQPQKRPLKDSDTNLSLTTSLEKVPVPPPATPKSKRATSFVKKKPPLERGFSAQSALRLNRNAVVPDDTLSTSAADVSILVTEPSPDVPTVPAPGETTLVHVLVHRESEEYQSELDEKGEPKVKEPRDPSRASDIKLSPGTNVDYQILGGLEGAPRPVVTICVESPMESPDQDGGGATASAATTGAVAIPIDPEPIDVNLPRDTSNIFYDYEEQSGPAVQTVPAGEAPNVENSAVTVEIANELAECKAGRRSPGSPGDRHEQPSDRPEADLPAQSS, encoded by the exons ACCTTCTGCGTGGTGTCGAAGCGCTTTCGGAAGAACTACATCCATCGGTTCACGGGCACGAAAAGTTTGTTCTGTTTCACCCCGTGGAGCCCGACCCGACGTGCCTGCGTCTACTTGGCGACCAATCAGTTTTTTGACTACTTCGTCATGGCCACCATTCTGTTCAACTGCATCTTCCTAGCGATGTCGGAAACGATCGAGGAAGCAGA GTATATATTTTTAGCAATTTACACATCCGAGATGATAATCAAAATGATAGCTAAGGGTTTTATACTAAATAAGTATACATATTTACGCAATCCATGGAACTGGCTGGATTTTGTAGTGATAACCAGCGGGTACGCAACGATAGCCTTAGATGTCGGCAATCTGGCCGGTTTGCGAACGTTTCGTGTCCTGCGAGCGCTCAAGACGGTCTCCATAATGCCGG GTTTAAAAACTATCATCAACGCATTGCTGCACTCCTTCAAGCAGCTGGCGGAGGTCATGACGTTGACCATCTTCTGCCTAATGGTGTTCGCGCTGTTTGCTCTTCAG GTCTACATGGGCGAGCTGCGAAACAAGTGTGTCAAAAATCTTCCAAGCGACTTGACGAACGTTACCCACGAGGATTGGTACAT GTGGGTAAACGATACACAGAATTGGATCGTCGACGAGGATGATATGCCGATGCTGTGCGGAAATCTGACCGGAGCGCGTCATTGTCCACCAG AGTACACCTGTCTCTGCATCGGCGAGAATCCGAACCATGGCTACACCAACTTCGACAACTTTATGTGGTCGATGCTGACCACCTTCCAGCTGATTACGCTCGACTACTGGGAGAATGTATATAATATG GTCCTGGCCACGTGCGGTCCCATGAGCGTGTCATTTTTCACCGTGGTTGTGTTTTTCGGTTCCTTCTATTTGATTAATCTAATGCTGGCCGTCGTGGCGCTGAGCTACGAAGAGGAAGCCGAGATTACGCAGGAG GAGCGGCGCAAGGATCTGATCGATCATCGGGACGATTCCACGTTCAGCTTCGATCCGGCCAGCCTGAACGTGAAGCAGCtcagcaagcagcagcgcaaAAAGATTGATGCCCGCAAGGGCGTCCTGCTGGCGTCCTACTCGCGCAAAAAGACGCGCCGAAGGAAAAAGGGCAAGGAGGGCAACGGGAACGGTCAC AGCAAAAGTCGCTCGGTAACGCCAAGTCCAACGCCCAGCCCGCGGCACAGTATCGTGCGGCCGCAAGCATTGGCCGTACAGCGGACGAAGGGCATCCTGACCGTGGCACCACCTCCCGTGGTACAGCAACAGCCACTGCCACAGTCAACGCAAcccctgcagcagcaacagcagcagcagcagcaacagccgcaacaacaaacgcaacagcagcaacaaaacaataacacgCTGCATCCACTGG GTCCGAACTATCGGGGTCAGCTACTGTTGTCCAGCCGGCAGGGAAGTTCCAATGCGAGCGAGGGAGGCGCCAACCGGGAATCCTCGCTGGACGATTCCGGCGTGGTGGACGACCACGAGGAGCAGGACGTGACCGGTGATCCGGGCGAGCAG CATCACAAACCCCTGCACCCGATGTCCCAGCTGGCGGCACAACATCAGGCCCCTTCCGTGGTTCAGCAACCGCTACCACAGTCCCAGCTGTCGCTCCCACTGCAGCCGCATctgcagccgcagcagcaacgggaGGTAACGCCCGTCACGCTTGCGCTGTCCCCGAGGGAGGTTAGGATAATAAAGTGTAACGGCAATCTGGCGAAACTCAAGCAGCAGAACGTGTACGGTGGTCTCCATCCGGAGTACTTATCTCAAATTGTTGTACTAG AAGACGATCTTCCTGATAGAAATTGTGATAGCTGTGTTCAATGTTGCATCGATTACGAAGGATGGTTGcagtttcaaaattgtttaTATAAG ATTGTTAAAGATCCGTTGTTTGAGCTAGGTATCACACTatgtattgttttaaatacaATGTTTTTAGCACTAGAACACCACGGGATGAACGCAAACGTGCGCGATGCGTTGGATATTGGCAATAAG GTTTTTACATCCATTTTTACTCTAGAATGTATACTGAAGGTGATGGCACTGTCGAAGGATTTTTTCCTGTGCGGTTGGAACATATTCGATCTGATCATCGTCTCGGTTAGCTTGCTCGATCTGATCTTCGAGCTGATAGAGGGACTGACGGTGTTACGAGGTTTAAGATTG TTACGGGTACTGAAACTAGCACAATCATGGACCACGATGAAGGTCCTGCTAAGTATTATCATATCGACAATAGGTGCTTTAGGTAATCTTACCTTCGTGTTGGTGATTGTTATCTATATTTTTGCTGTTATCGGCATGCAGTTGTTCTCGAAGGACTACACTCCGGACAAGTTTGCACCGGATCCGGTGCCAAG ATGGAACTTCAACGatttttttcactcatttATGATGATTTTTCGCATTCTTTGCGGCGAGTGGATTGAACCACTGTGGGACTGTATGCGTGCAGAGGAGAAG GAAGGAGCATCGTCATGCTTTGCCATCTTCCTGCCGGCGCTTGTCATGGGCAACTTTATGGTGCTGAACTTGTTCTTGGCCTTGTTGCTCAACAGCTTCAATTCGGAGGAGTTAAAGTCGAAAAAGGAG AGTTTCGAGCAG GAAGTGGGCGAGGACTCCAAACTGGCCCGCAGCTTCGAGCGTATACGTTCGATTGTGCGCAAGAAGCGCAACGCCAACAAGGAGAAGAACGACAACTACGCCAACACCAAGCTCGAGCAGCTAGTGAACGAGATCGTGATCAAGCAGcgggaggaaaagaagaagcacaagCAGACGGTACTGGAGCTGCAGCCGCTGCCAGCCTCCCAGCTATCGCTTCCAGCAGCAGACCTGCAGTCGGCGgaaccgcagcaacagcagcagaagtaCATGAGCCTGCCAAAAGAGCTGGTGCCGCCAGTGGACTACCGCATCCCGGGCGGACCAATCTATAGCCAAAGCTATCAGGTAGAGGATCAGCCTCAAGTTGTT GAATCACTGAATCGGCCTGTCTCGGGATCGGACTTTTGCTATGACATTCCACTGAAAGATCGACCCCTGCGCACGATCTCCGGCAGTCAGGAAACGGTGTCGCAGATGGACGATCAGGCGTTGCCCCGTgacgaccaccaccagcagtcGGCACACCCTGGTGGTCCACCGCAGATAACCGAGGTAGAGCGCAAGATTCTGCACCAGATGTCTTCCGGGTTTGGGACGCAGCAGAGCAAAGACGAACCGATCGGACCACTCGGGGTGGGGGATTCGAGGGACGCCGGGTTTGATCCGAACGACCGCTCGATACACATTGCTGACACGGCCCAACCGTACGACGAGGCGTACCTGCAGTACCAGAAGTCGCTGCTAAACCGATCGCCCAGCTACCGCAAATCGCTGGACAAGATCTCGTCTAAGACGTCCAGTGCCAGCTCGTCCCTAGCGCACTCGCtggctgccaaatgccactcgCCGCTCATGCAGGAGGTGCTAAATGCCGGCTCAACCTATCTTAGGAACAGTAACATTTCGCTCATTCAAACGCCAACCCCGGTAGTAGTGTCTAGGCGGGAAGATAATCATTTTTTAGTCGCGGATAGGATGAGCCAGCCGGCTTCGATCGGGCTACCGTCGGCAACGCAGTCGCCGCTGATGGGTGGTGCCGGTGGGGCCGTATCCGCCCATCAGAGGTCACCGAGTACGAGCAGCAGTCTGCGGAAGGCAATTGCCGCAGCTAATCGGCTGTCGGACCACTCGCTCAACACGCTCTCGATCGATCACGACGAGCTGATCAACCAGATGAACCTGAAGGACGAGCTGCTGAACTGCGAGCAGAAGGAGCTGTTCCAGTTCCTGAACGACGAGATCGACGGTAGCAACAACTATTTCAGCGAAACGGTCGGGTTTAGCAGTGCGATCGTGGATGCGGACACGGAGAGCTTGCTGCTGAACTCGCGCAAGGATGACGTGATCTACTCGCCCGATCGGAAGATCTCGAACGGGAGTTTGAAGTCGAATCTGAGCAGTATCTCGAACTCGATCTTCCAAGCGTTGGAGTGCCGACGGGGTGGTAGCATTAGCAGCGCGACCGTGGACAGTAGCAAGCCGCATTTCGCTGTGCACGGCCCGGTCACGGCACGTCCCACGATCGCGATCGACAATGGGAGCTTGCAGTCGCGCCGGGACAGCGAGGATAAGGAGCCGCTGGTGAAGGCGTCCGAGTTTGACGAGATCATACACAGCTTCGAGACGGAACTGAAGAGCTTAAAGTCGCTTTCGCTGGGTCGTAGTCAGTCGCAGACGGATCAGGCATCGCCGGAGCGCGAGCGGCGCAACTCGGACAGCTGCCCGGGAAGGTCCCCGCTGCTGGAAGAGGTCGTAAAACTGCGACGCCCAAAGTCGAGCACGGTGTATCGGGGGTCTGAGGGTGTGAATGCCGCTCCTGCTGGTGTTCACGGTGGTGGGGCGAATCGAAGCAGTGGGAGTAGTAGTGGAAGCGGTTGTACCGATCAATCGGATGCCAGTGGGCAGCAACAGCGCAGTGAAGCGTCCAAGCGACGCAGCCTGGAAAAGCAGCGTAACATCACGGACGAGGAGTTCAACATGGGGTTCGAGATCAAGAAGCTGTGCGATCAGCTGCAGGCACCGTTCGCGGCGGCCGGTACCGGTGCCTCGCACGAGCACCATAGCCCACAAAGTGCCAACGGTGTCGTGAGCCTCGGGACGACGACGGCTGGGGGGACGATCAGCACCATACCGATCGTGTTCCGGCGCAAGAACGACTTCCACAGCAGCTTCGATCGCATCAAGCGGCTGAGCTTGATCGAGCGTGTTGAGGAGGCAAAAGATGAAGAGGAACATCAGACCCAGCCACTGCCGAAGGTGTCGAGCGAGAAGTTGCCGCGCAAGCATCTCTCCAAGGATCGGCTGGAAACGTTATCGCTCAAGAGTAGCTACAGCGTGGAAAACACGAACCAGGCGCTAATGGAAGGCACTCGGCAGCTTGGGATCAGCATTCAGGAGTTTCAGCGAACGATTGGCCAGGAGGCGGGATCGGTACCGGCGGGAGCGGATACGGCACCCGGAGACCAGACGGCCGAGAAGAAAGCACCACTGAAGAAGACGGTCACGTATGGTGACACTTCCCGGCAGGACAGTACGCAGCATCCCACACCGAAGCGAACGCCCTACAAATCGTACGACTCGGATGCGCCAC TGAATCTAGCGGGAAAGCCTTGGCACTGTCTGGTTTCTTACGTGGACGACATCACCGTCGGTGGTCGTCGGAACTCGCAAGGCGTCTACGAGGATCCAATGGCTTTCCCCAGTTTCGGGCGGCGCAAGGCGCCCAAGATACCGCAAGATTGCTTCCCCCAAAAGTGCTACGAAAA GTGCAAGTGTTGGGACACGTGTCTCAAGACCGAGTTCGGGCAGCGGTGGTATCGATTTCGGCAGTTCATCCTGCAGTACGTCGACACGCCCGCGTTCGAATGGTTTGTGCTCGTACTGATCTTCGCCTCCAGCATCACGCTCTGCTTCGAGGACATCCACCTGGACAAGAACAAGGAGCTGAAGCGCATCCTCTACTGGACGAACCTCGTCTTCTGCATGATCTTCATCATCGAAATGTTCTTGAAGTGGATCGCGCTGGGGTTTACCAAGTATTTCTCCAGCTTCTGGACGATCCTGGACTTTGTGATCGTATTC GTGTCCGTATTTTCGCTGCTAATCGAGGAGAACGAAAACTTGAAGGTACTACGCTCGCTAAGAACGCTACGGGCGCTAAGGCCCCTGCGCGCGATCTCCCGCTGGCAGGGCATGAGAATAGTAGTGAATGCATTGATGTATGCGATACCGTCCATCTTCAATGTACTCCTAGTATGTCTCGTCTTTTGGCTGATCTTCTCGATCATGGGCGTGCAGTTTTTTGGCGGGAAGTTCTTCAAGTGCGTCGACGAAGACGGCGAACTGCTACCGATCCAC ATCGTCAATGACAAGTGGCAATGCTACGCGCTCAACTACAGCTGGGTAAATTCGAAGATCACCTTCGATCACGTCGGGATGGGTTATTTAGCGTTGTTTCAAGTT GCCACCTTTGAAGGATGGATGGAGGTTATGGCAGATGCCGTTGATGCCCGAGGTGTCGATCTGCAGCCGCAGCGGGAGGCAAACCTGTACGCCTATCTGTACTTTGTCATCTTCATCGTGTGTGGATCATTCTTCACGTTGAATCTCTTCATCGGAGTTATCATCGATAACTTTAACATGCTGAAGAAGAAGTACGAGGGCGGCGTGCTGGAAATGTTCCTGACCGAGTCGCAGAAGCATTACTACACCGCGATGAAGAAGCTGGGCCGCAAAAAGCCGCAGAAGGTGATCAAGCGCCCGATCAATCAGTTTCTCGCGATGTTTTACGATCTTTCCAATTCAAGACG CTTCGAAATAGCCATATTTGtgctgatttttttaaacatgctCACCATGGGCATCGAGCACTACGATCAACCGCATGCAGTATTTTTCGTGCTGGAGGTCAGCAATGCCTTCTTCACGACCGTGTTCGGGCTGGAAGCGATCGTGAAGATCGTTGGTTTGCGCTACCACTACTTCACGGTGCCGTGGAACGTGTTCGACTTTCTGCTCGTGCTGGCATCGATCTTCGGCATTCTGATGGAAGACATCATGATCGATTTGCCCATCTCGCCCACGTTACTTCGGGTGGTGCGGGTGTTCCGTATAGGCCGAATATTGCGCTTGATTAAG GCTGCAAAAGGCATCCGTAAGCTGCTGTTTGCGCTGGTCGTGTCGCTGCCGGCACTGTTCAACATTGGCGCACTGCTGGCACTGATCACGTTCATCTACGCCATCATCGGGATGTCGCTGTTTGGGCACGTAAGGCAGCAGGGCGCCCTGGATGATATGGTCAACTTTGAAACGTTCGGGCGCAGCATGCAGCTCCTGTTTCGGCTGATGACATCGGCTGGGTGGAACGATGTGCTAGAGTCGCTCATGATACAACCGCCGGACTGTGAGCTGGCGCTCGATTTCTCCATCAACGGTGACTGTGGCCATCCGCTGCTGGCGATCACCTACTTCACcagcttcatcatcatcagctacATGATCGTGATCAACATGTACATCGCCATCATTCTGGAGAACTTCAACCAGGCCCACCAGGAGGAGGAGATTGGCATCGTGGAGGACGATCTGGAGATGTTCTACATCCGCTGGTCGAAGTACGACCCGCACGCAGGCCAGTTCATACACTTCAATCAGCTGTCGGACTTTATTGCGTCTCTGGATCCACCGCTTGGCATCCCGAAACCGAACACGGTCGCGCTGGTGTCGTTCAATCTGCCCATTTCCAAGGGGAACAAGATCCACTGTCTGGACATACTGCACGCGCTGGTGAAGCATGTGCTGGGGCACGTGGAGGAGACAGACAACTTCAAGCAGCTACAAGACCAGATGGACCAGAAGTTCAAAAAGCAGTTCCCAACGCGAAAGGAGCTGGAGATTGTGTCGTCGACGCGCATCTGGAAGCGACAGGAGAAGGCGGCCAAAACGATACAGACCGCTTGGAAGGACTACCTGAG GATGAAGCGTGAACGGGAACGCTCCCCAATGTCACTGGacgaagaaaacacacaaacttcCAGCCCGGGCGGATGGCAGAGCAAACTGTCCGCGCTGAACTTCCTGCATCTGCAGGTGCATCGCCGCGGTACGGCCACATCAAGCCGTGCCTCGTCGCGAAAGTCGTCCCGAGCTTCCGATGCGTCCGATTTGAGCGAGCTGGCTGGGCCGTGGCTTAATCTTCCATTGATGCTGGTGTCCGGTACGAGCGACATGGTGAAGGATGTTAAGCAGCAGCATGCGAACGGACTAGAGCTGAA GGACGCTTCGGACGTGAAGGGACAGCGGCGCCGATCGTTCTACAACTTCCCGTTCTTCCTGCGGCACCAGGACGCCGTCGAGGAAACGTCTACCTCATCGCCGCAGCCACAGAAGCGGCCACTGAAGGACAGCGACACGAACCTGTCGCTCACCACGTCCCTCGAGAAGGTGCCAGTGCCGCCCCCGGCGACACCGAAGTCGAAGCGTGCCACAAGCTTTGTGAAGAAAAAGCCACCCCTGGAGCGTGGCTTTTCCGCCCAGAGTGCATTGCGTCTGAACCGCAATGCGGTCGTGC CGGATGATACACTGTCCACATCGGCAGCGGACGTGAGTATACTCGTGACGGAACCGTCGCCCGATGTACCGACCGTACCGGCACCGGGCGAGACGACGCTTGTCCACGTGCTGGTGCACAGGGAGAGCGAGGAATATCAGTCCGAGCTGGACGAGAAAG GCGAACCCAAGGTCAAAGAACCGCGCGATCCATCCCGTGCGAGTGACATCAAACTTTCACCCGGCACGAACGTTGACTATCAAATTCTAGGTGGACTGGAGGGTGCGCCCCGGCCCGTCGTGACGATCTGCGTCGAAAGTCCGATGGAGTCGCCGGAtcaggatggtggtggtgctactgcttctgctgctaccACAGGGGCAGTCGCAATCCCCATCGATCCGGAACCGATCGATGTGAATCTGCCGCGTGATACGAGCAACATTTTCTACGACTACGAGGAACAGTCTGGGCCGGCCGTTCAAACGGTGCCCGCTGGAGAGGCACCGAACGTTGAGAACAGCGCGGTGACGGTGGAGATTGCGAACGAATTGGCGGAGTGTAAGGCGGGTCGCCGCTCACCGGGCTCACCGGGCGATCGCCATGAGCAGCCGTCCGACCGGCCCGAAGCAGACCTACCGGCACAGTCAAGCTGA